A region of the Geomonas subterranea genome:
ACACGCGCTTCTTCGAGTTCAGCCAGGAGAAGCTGCACCTCATCTTTGCAGAGGCCCGGCGCCGCGTCCCTGGCGTCAGGTTCCTCGTGGTGGGTAAGGGGAGGCATGGGGAGGAGGCGGAGCTGCTCGCGGCCGCCCGCGCGGACGGTTTCGAGGATGCGCTGATAGTGGCGGGGTGGATTGAACCGGCCGAACTCCCTGATTACCTCGCTGTAGCCGATCTTGCCATCTACCCCTTTGCCGACACGCTTTTGAACCGCTGCAAGTGTCCGGCGAAGCTCACCGAGCTCTTGCGCGCCGGCGTCCCCGTGGTGGCCGACGCGGTCGGCCAGATCAACGAGTATATTGTGCATGAGCGTAGCGGAGTGCTGTGCGACGCGGATGACTGGCAGGGGATGGTCGAGCGGACCGTGGAGCTTCTCCACGACCCGGCGCGACGCGAGGCCATCGGCAGGGAGGGGCGGCGCTACCTGCTGGAGCAGTTCAGGTGGAATATGTTTGCCGAGAAACTTGAATTGTTTTATAAATATCCGATTGGCCGCTAGGTCCCGTTGGTTTCCCGCTGCCAAGGCCGCTGTTGGAATCCCCGAAGGTGCCCGCCCATCGGCTTCATTTCACATCGATAAATAAATCACGCTGCAGCCGTGTGGGTTTTTCCCGGAGAGCATGTATGACAGATCGTAAGAAGGAATTGCTGTTTCAGGGCGCACTGCTCGCGCTGCTTATCGTTCTTTTTTCCAAGATCCTTTTCACCGACAAGATCATTCGCGCCCCGGACATCATCAACGAGTTCTACTGGGGGGTGAAAAGCCTCGGTTCGCTGCCGTTTTGGAAGCTCTTCGACATAAACCTCTCCAGCGCCGGCTGGGACATGTACATCAACTCCGGCTTTACCAACGAAGGCGGCGGGGCTGCCGGGCAGTTCCTGTTCACGCAGAAGCTGATATTCTGGCTCTTCCCCCCCCCGGCCAGCGTGGCGTGGTACATCCTCTTCCACCTTTTCGTCGGCGCTGCCGGCACCTATTGGTTTTGCCGTACCATCGGCTGTGGGCAATTGGGATCGTTCCTGGCCGGGCTCGTGTTCGCCATCGCTCCTGAGAATGCCTCGCTGATCAACGCCGGGCACGTCATGAAGATCGCCACCATCTCCATTACCCCCTGGGCCTTCTTCTTCCTGGAGAAAGGGTTCAGGTCGCGGCGGGTGATTTTTTTCCTCAGCGCGGCGTTCATCCTCGCGGTGCAATTTTTCCATGGACACTGGCAGGTCGCCTACTATACCTGCCTTGCCATCGGGGTCTACGGCATCGCCCGCTCCTTGTGCATCGTGTTGGCCGACGAGGGAGGGAAGAAGGAGTTCGGGCGCCTGCTGGCCTTGAACCTGACCTTGCTGGTCTTCTTCCTCACCACCGTCGCCATGTCGCTGGTTCCCCTGGCCAACTGGTCCAAGGAGACCAACCGCGGAGTGAACAGCGGGGCGAATGTCACCGCGTCCGCCGGGCAGAGCGAGGCGAAGGGGGGGCTTGCACGCGAGGAGGCGATGTCGTGGTCGATGCCCCCGGAGGAGACGGCAGCCTTCATCATCCCGGGAATGTTCGGATTCTCGCGCCAGGAGGCCGGGCCGAACCCGAGCAACATCGGCGCCTACTACTGGGGGCGCATGAACTTCACCCAGACGGTGAGCTACATGGGGCTGCTCCCCTGGCTCTTGCTTCCGCTGCCGCTTATCTTCCGGCGGGACCGCTACACCTGGCTCGCTTTCTCGGCGGTCGTGGTGGGAATCTTCTTCTCCATGGGGAAATACACCCCGTTCTACAACCTGCTCTTTGACTACTTCCCGGGGATCAATCGTTTCCGGGTGCCCAAGATGATCATGTTCATCCCGGTCCTGGGACTGGGTGTTCTGTCCGCCCTCGCCATCGACCTTCTGCTCGATCCTGCCGTCCGTGCCAGCCGCGCCTTCAAGGGATACCTCATCGGCGTGGTGGCGCTTCCGGTGCTGCTGCTGGTGCTGGTCGGCGTCGAGGTGACAACCGGCAACTTCTGGGTGAACAAGTTCATCGACATCATCGCCCAGCCGACCCGCTACGAACCGCAAAGCGAGAAGCTCGTGCTGCAGCGCTGGAACAACCTGGTGAACGAGACCTGGATCGCCGCCGGTCTTGCCGCCATCTTCGCAGTTGTCTTCGCCCTGTACCAGCGCGGCAAGTTGACGGCGAAGCTGCTCCCATTCGTGCTCATCGGCCTGTTCCTGGTCGATACCGGCCGGGTGAATTCCAAGTTCCTGTTCCTGGTGGATGAGCCGCACAAGGCGACGGCGGCGCAGTCCCCGGAGATTGCCTTCCTGGCGAAGCAGCCCAAGGAGTTCCGCACGCTTCCCATGGCGGGTGACCCCATGCCCTACGCCGCCGCCGGGATTCCGGTGATGTTCACATCGAACGCGGTGCAGCAGCGGCGCTGGCAGGAGTTCCTGGACAACTTCAACCTCGGCTCCAGCATGCCCGACATCATGAACGTCCGGTACCTCGTGGTTACCCGGGAGCAGTACGAGCAGGACAAGGGGGCCTATTCCACCAAGTACCGCACCGTTTTCGTCTCTCCCAACGGGGCGCTCATGATTCTGGAGAACCAGGCCGTGCTGCCAAAGGCGTGGCTCGCCCCGGTGGCGGTCCAGGTCCCGAACCCGGCCGATGCGCTGGGCGCCCTGCAGAACCCGCAGTTCGACCCCAGGGTGATCGCGCTGGTTGAATCCGCGCCCCCCATTCCGATGGCCGGCCCCGGGGCCGCTCTCCCGCCGGTCGGGCCGGGGCAGGTGCGCATCAACAAGTACGAGGCGGAAAAGATAGATCTCGAAGCCGCGGTGACGATGAATTCGATGCTGGTGATGGGCGAGAAGTACTACAAGGGGTGGAAGGCGACGGTGGACGGCAAGTTGACCGAGATCTATCCGGTGAACCACGTGCTGCGCGGCATCTACCTGACCCCGGGCGTGCACAAGGTCGAGTTCGTCTTCGACCCGACGCCGTTCAAGATCGGCAAGTATCTCACCCTGATCTCCTTCGCCATCTTCGCCCTCTTCCTCGGCCGCGAGTTCTGGCTGGCGCGCCGTGCAAAAGGGGCAGGAGCTTAAAACCAAGTGTCACGCAAAGACGCCAAGACGCAAAGAAAGCCTGAAGCCTTTGACTTTCAGTCTTTGCGCCTTTGCGGCTTTGCGTGAGCAAACAGGTGTGGATTTTTGAATGCCTAACCTCAATTCTGACCTGGAAACCCTGGACGAGTTGTCCGGGTATGACTTGCGCATCATCCAGCCGCGGCACGGGTACCGGTTCTCGGTGGATCCGCTGCTTTTGGCGGACTTCGCCGGGGTGCGGGACGGTGACTCCTGCGCGGACCTTGGCACCGGCTGCGGCGTCATCGCGCTTCTCCTGGCGCGCCTGGCACAAAACTCGTCGGTTACGGCAATCGAGTTCCAGCAGGTCATGGCGGACATCGCTAACCGCAACGTGGCGCTGAACGGCCTCTCGGAGCGGGTCCAAGTCGTCGAGGACGATGTCATCTCGCTGAAGACACGCTTTCCCGTGGACAGCTTCGACCTGGTGGTCTCCAATCCCCCCTACCGCCGCCCCGGTACGGGAAAGATCAGCCCCCGCGCTGGACGCGACGAGGCCCGCCACGAAACAAGCGCGACGCTGGCGGATTTCCTGGCGGCGGCGAAGTACCTGGTGAAACCTTCCGGCCGCATCTGCCTCATCTATCACACCTGCCGGCTGGCGGAGCTGATGGCGCAGGCCGCCCTGCAGAAACTCGCGCCGCTCAGGCTGCGCATGGTGCACGGCAATAGCTCAATGGACGCCCGCATGTTCATGATCGAATTGGCGAAGGGGAGAACGGGAGAGCTGAAGGTGGAGCCGCCATTGCTGGTCAGGGGGGAATGCGGTGGTTACTCGGAGGAAAAACTAAGAATCTACAGAAAGCAGGGGCTAGGGGCTGGGGACTAGGGGCTAGTAAAAAACCGGGAGGCGAGCCATGGACGTTCGCAGCTACCGCGACCTCAAGGTGTGGCAGGTTGGCGTTGAACTGGTTGACAATAGGCTAGGATGCAGGGGGGACTAGCCCCCAGCCCCTAGTCCCTAGCCCCTATGTTCCCGGTCTTTGCGAATCAGGCTCTCGAAGATGGCGCGCAGTTCGGGGTCGGCGGCGGATTCGGCCTGCTCTTTGGCCCAGGCCTGCTCCTCCGCAGTTAGCTCGCGCCTGGCGGGTTTCGTGATCCCCGCGGCGGAGGGCTTTCTGACCTTGCCGCCTTTAAGCTGCAGCTCCTTTACCAGTTCTTCATCCAGGGCCTCGTTCACCTTGGCGATCAGGTCTTTTTTCAGGTAGTTGAGCTGCTGCAACCAGGGGGAACTGTCGACGTGAAGGGTGAGGGTGCCTTCGCGGAAGGTGGCGGGCTGGGCATGGGAGGCGATCTTGTCCCCGACGGCCTCGTCCCAGACTTCCCAGATCCGCCCCTCCTTGAGCCTCAACTCGGCCGGGGTGCCGCGCAAAAGGGCGCTCAGGAGGTCGGTGACCGGCGCCGGCCTTTTCATCTTGGGACGTTTATTCGCCTTCAACCGGGTGTCTCTTGCGGTACATCCTGCCGCCGATGATCTGGCCGACCACGGCGCTGGTGATGCTGAAAGGAATGAATCCCCAGCCCAGGCCCGTCTTGATCCTGAAGTAAACGATGGCCGGAATGGAGATGTGGACGTAGAAATACCAGCCGAAGGAGAACTTCGGATAGGACTGTCTCTGGTACCCCAGGGGTATGTTTACCAGCGTGGCCACTACTATGAGTGCCGCTGCGTAGAGCACGGTTTCCATGTTTACCTCTTGGGTCGGTAATACTATGGGTTTGACCTCTCTTTGTCAATGTGTCTATTGCGTTGTTCTCAACCAGGATAAGGAGTTGCCGTGATAAAAGACGGAGATTTCGTGGCCATCTTCAATTCCATCCACCGCGTGATGGAGGCGGAGCGGCTGCTCAAGGATAAGCAGCTCAAAATACTGCTCATTCCGGCGCCGCGCGCCCTTGCGGCCGATTGCGGGCTTGCGATCAGGTACGCGGAGGATGTAAGGGGCGAGGTGGAGGAGGCGCTCGCCGCCGCCGGGCTGCTGCCGCGCGAGCTGTACAGAAAAAACGGAGATAGCTTCGTGAAAATAGGAGAAGACGAATGAACAAGCTTGACGTGAGGGGGATGGCCTGCCCGCTGCCGGTAGTGCAGGTGAAGAGGGCGCTCGAATCGGCGCAGGGGGAACTGCACGTACTTCTTGACGACGGCGCGCCGCGCGAGAACGTGAAGCGCTTCGCACAGGGGCGGGGCTACCAGGTGCACGAGGAGCAGTTGGAAGACGGCTTTGCCTTCACCATCACCGGCCCCGGCGCCACGGCTGCGCGTGAGGCGACGCCCGCCCCCGCCGTTGCCGCCGGCCCGACCGTGATGCTGATCGGCTCCGACCGGATGGGGGATGGTCCAGAGGAACTCGGGCGCCTTTTGATGAAGAACTTCATCATGACCCTCCTGGACATGAGCGAACTCCCGGACCGGATCTTCTTCGTGAACACCGGCGTCCTGCTTGCCGCCGAAGGGTCCGAGGTCGTGGAAACTCTGAACGAGCTTGGCAACCGCGGCGTCGAGGTCCTTTCCTGCGGCATCTGTCTCGACTTCTTCAAGAAGAAGGAAACGCTCGCGGCGGGCGGGGTGACCAACATGTTCACCATCGCCGAAACGATGCTCGCGGCGCGCTCGGTGGTGCGGCTGTAAAAAACATTGGCCATGGAGCACATCAGAGAAAATCTGAGAGAGGCAAAAGGCTTTAGGGGGTAACCCAGAGGCTCTTCGTTTTTGCATT
Encoded here:
- a CDS encoding YfhO family protein; amino-acid sequence: MTDRKKELLFQGALLALLIVLFSKILFTDKIIRAPDIINEFYWGVKSLGSLPFWKLFDINLSSAGWDMYINSGFTNEGGGAAGQFLFTQKLIFWLFPPPASVAWYILFHLFVGAAGTYWFCRTIGCGQLGSFLAGLVFAIAPENASLINAGHVMKIATISITPWAFFFLEKGFRSRRVIFFLSAAFILAVQFFHGHWQVAYYTCLAIGVYGIARSLCIVLADEGGKKEFGRLLALNLTLLVFFLTTVAMSLVPLANWSKETNRGVNSGANVTASAGQSEAKGGLAREEAMSWSMPPEETAAFIIPGMFGFSRQEAGPNPSNIGAYYWGRMNFTQTVSYMGLLPWLLLPLPLIFRRDRYTWLAFSAVVVGIFFSMGKYTPFYNLLFDYFPGINRFRVPKMIMFIPVLGLGVLSALAIDLLLDPAVRASRAFKGYLIGVVALPVLLLVLVGVEVTTGNFWVNKFIDIIAQPTRYEPQSEKLVLQRWNNLVNETWIAAGLAAIFAVVFALYQRGKLTAKLLPFVLIGLFLVDTGRVNSKFLFLVDEPHKATAAQSPEIAFLAKQPKEFRTLPMAGDPMPYAAAGIPVMFTSNAVQQRRWQEFLDNFNLGSSMPDIMNVRYLVVTREQYEQDKGAYSTKYRTVFVSPNGALMILENQAVLPKAWLAPVAVQVPNPADALGALQNPQFDPRVIALVESAPPIPMAGPGAALPPVGPGQVRINKYEAEKIDLEAAVTMNSMLVMGEKYYKGWKATVDGKLTEIYPVNHVLRGIYLTPGVHKVEFVFDPTPFKIGKYLTLISFAIFALFLGREFWLARRAKGAGA
- a CDS encoding tRNA1(Val) (adenine(37)-N6)-methyltransferase gives rise to the protein MPNLNSDLETLDELSGYDLRIIQPRHGYRFSVDPLLLADFAGVRDGDSCADLGTGCGVIALLLARLAQNSSVTAIEFQQVMADIANRNVALNGLSERVQVVEDDVISLKTRFPVDSFDLVVSNPPYRRPGTGKISPRAGRDEARHETSATLADFLAAAKYLVKPSGRICLIYHTCRLAELMAQAALQKLAPLRLRMVHGNSSMDARMFMIELAKGRTGELKVEPPLLVRGECGGYSEEKLRIYRKQGLGAGD
- a CDS encoding DUF721 domain-containing protein, with amino-acid sequence MKANKRPKMKRPAPVTDLLSALLRGTPAELRLKEGRIWEVWDEAVGDKIASHAQPATFREGTLTLHVDSSPWLQQLNYLKKDLIAKVNEALDEELVKELQLKGGKVRKPSAAGITKPARRELTAEEQAWAKEQAESAADPELRAIFESLIRKDREHRG
- a CDS encoding DUF3343 domain-containing protein, with translation MIKDGDFVAIFNSIHRVMEAERLLKDKQLKILLIPAPRALAADCGLAIRYAEDVRGEVEEALAAAGLLPRELYRKNGDSFVKIGEDE
- the yedF gene encoding sulfurtransferase-like selenium metabolism protein YedF yields the protein MNKLDVRGMACPLPVVQVKRALESAQGELHVLLDDGAPRENVKRFAQGRGYQVHEEQLEDGFAFTITGPGATAAREATPAPAVAAGPTVMLIGSDRMGDGPEELGRLLMKNFIMTLLDMSELPDRIFFVNTGVLLAAEGSEVVETLNELGNRGVEVLSCGICLDFFKKKETLAAGGVTNMFTIAETMLAARSVVRL